From Fragaria vesca subsp. vesca unplaced genomic scaffold, FraVesHawaii_1.0 scf0513139, whole genome shotgun sequence:
ttttttttaaggaaacaAAGGTTGAAAAATATTTGGCTCCTTGCTCGATCATGTCTTCTAGCTCATTGTAAATTGTGTTTTGTATTGTAATGCATGGCAAATGCATGTTCATCAAAGTTAAACTtgagatgatatatatggtgtTTTCAATGTTAAACTTGAGATGATATGGTGGAGAATGTAGATTGGGACGGATAGATAAGATATGTTCATCAGAGTTCATAAGTGAAATGTACCAGTTCCTAAGGATTTTGCACTTTAACAACTTCGGTTTTAAGAACTAAGGTTTGAAATCATGGCATGTTTGTTACTTACATGTTCCAATAGCTTATCAAGACCTGATACAACCTTGGATTCAATGAAGTCAATTTTTTGCCTAATATCAACTTTCTTTATGATCAACAAGCCAACTTCACCATATGTTTGTCTTACGATTTATATCTACGGCCGCAATCTATTCAGAACCATAAATAGTGTCAGATCGATGTAAGGTCACCATTGACTACTTCTGATAGTGTCCTTTTTTAGACTTGCATGACAATGAAGTAGATTGAAAATCATAATAACCTGACCTTGCCATCCTCAAGAATTGTAAGTGCGGTGAGGAGAACATAATATCATGTGAAAACTCCAATTTCAATTGTCTTCTTTGCATAGCTGCAGCATCATGGCTAGTAACTTTGGTTCATTCTATGTAATGGCATATCCATCCTTGAAAATTAATAACAATGCTAATAATCCATTCCGACACAATATGATAAGAAAACAATCTATTAGTCTTCACACACCAACATCAAAGTGGTATGCCAAGTGAATGATTTATCTCAATGAAACTTAAGATGCAAGCTAGCTTTGAAAAAGTGTCATCAAAATGAAATGCACTAAACTAAGAATGTTGATTACCGAAGTTGGCTGGCAGTGACATCCCTCATCTCCTTGAGAGGTGTTGATTTATTTGGATACATACTAGTACTGAAGATTTATGTACTGTCACATTGGTAAAGATCAATCATTACAATTTCAACCATTTGACTCCACTCCTCAAAACCCTTCAGAACTTTATAGTCTGCAAAGAGCTAGGAACATGAAACCCAACCGATTGTTTACAACCgataatgaagaaaaaactaGATGAATTATACATAAATCCACTTCCACACAAAGACAGACAAAATTACAAGTCATATTCAAGGTCTAGTCTTTGCATTAACAACATAGCATATCACAAAAATCTGAAGGTTTTAGAATAAAAATACAACCTTAAGTACTTAATGAAGATTTTAAAAGCTGAAAATCTCGTCAAATTGTATTAAATAGGTACACATTGTCTCTACTCATTCAATAACACCATCTAAAAGTTGCAAACTAAATCAATGATGGTCTTTGATTTGTTAGAAGAACGACAGGATGTATCATAGATCAACACTTTAGTAAGTGTTGAAAACAACTTCTGAGGAGAAGATAGGTGCTCAGGATCCATCTCTTTTGTCTCTTTAGGCACATGGAAAACTCGTCTTGCATTCTCTAGCTTGTCATGGTTAAGAAACACAATACGATGGACTTGAAAATCATTTGTGGATCGCAAACAATAGACACTTGTCACTTTTTAGTTCCTCCTGATTGAATTTAAAAAGCAAAATTGTGAACTTCACATAATTTAAAGTAAAGAGATATATTCAACAAACACAATAACAAACCAACCAAGCTTTATCTGTGATTCAGTTAGAGTGTTATTTGGCACAAATAGAATCATAACGACTTCTTCATCAGCCTCCACACAATGAGAGTATAAACTTAGGGCATCGCCTGAGAAAATTGGTGTATAAACCCCCTCCTCTAGGCAACCAgctaaaacaaacataaaaccaaacaattagAATCAATGATGGAATATATGTGATCAAAGGaatgaaagaggaaaaaaaaaaaaaaacttagggAGCTTACCCTGTGCTCCTCCTCCTATATTAGGACCGATCATAGTTGTGAGCTCTTAAAAGAGCTTGCAGACACCGATTAGCCCCGTCTTGTTTATCCATCAATagaatatatacatttatGCATAATTTTAACCACTCCCTAATGTAACGTAATTGCTGTCATCTCCAACTCTGATTTCGGTAAAGTAGTGAGAATTGTTATTAATAACTGTGAATGCATACATTTGACCAATCTGCACAGTAAAAGAACACGCAcgctttgttgttgttttagaCTCAAATTATACCAAAGCAGCCACAAACCCGACTTAATAATAAGcccataaaaacaaaatatcatcTTACCCCTCTAGATGGCCATCTAACAAGGATGTCGTCGTAGTCATCACGCTTCAATTTATCTTTTGCACGTCTATGGCAATGCTCTTCGATCATTTGCTTCACAAATTCGATCGTAGTTGACTTTTGAATTATTCGCTCTTCTCTGGCGACCtacacaaaaaatatataaggtcAAATATGTTTACAGTTCCGCATCAGGGAATAATTATATTTGTGAAACTCTTACCACTCTTTTGACATAGAGATACATGTTATCCCAAGGAGTAACAACGCCGGTTGTCGTACAGTAAATGTTTGAGATGCTTGATATCTCAAAAAGTTTTTCGTCGGTATCAGATACTgaggaaaacaaataaaaagaaataagaattaGGTTCTTAACCCATGAATTATGTCATTCATAGAAGGAGATGTATGAGTAGAGAAATTAAGAGAGAGGCTGCCGATGACGGCTTGTCGGAGGCCGGAGAGCTCCATGGCGGTAACAAAAGTAACGGTGAGGTTTCTGCGGAAGAGGATacgagaagaagaacaaagcatTTGGGATGCCCAGAAACAGATATAGTGTGTCTAGTAGCAAAAGTAATTTCCACAAGACTTATAggggttttttttcttgagtAGTGTTAGAGACACCAAAATATTATACCAAATTCAGATCCCAAATGACATGGTGTTTGCCACCTCATCGTAATAATTTCTCATTTGTAATTATcaatcatttttcattttatagtTTCCAACTTTTAtgtaattaataattaaaataaaaaataatgttttCCTACAATCCTAAAAAATCGATAttcttgtaaccaaaaaaataaaaaatcgaTCTTCAACCAATaccaatcatcatcatcctcatctcATGTGCACCAGATCTAGAACCCAAGTGAAGAATACTCATCTAGGatttgaagaaataaaagatgttgcatatgaaaataaaaaaaataaagaagatgatTATGAATATAGCAACCAGATTAAATAAAATTGGCCTGTAAACAATCATATTCATAAGGGATATCATGGAAAATTGTGAGTTATGCGTTGTGATAATCTTAATTAATTTTGTAACAGCTAAATTTTCATTATCCTAAAGAACATATGTTACCTAACTTGTTttgaatatgtatatatatttcgttGAATAACAAAGatatgtaataaaaattaagagaaaaaaaaggggtGAAAGATTCATAAAAAGTTCGacaattttttatcttttatcatTTCTTAAAACTTTTGCTTTCATTTAGTCAAACTGATCGCTCATAAGTCTTAGATAGAGAGATAGATTGCGCAACTATATATCCTgcttaaaaaaagaagtggAATATGTATCCTTGACTCGTTAATCTCGCTACCATATGAATTGAACATTTTGGtgaaactattttcaaaaTCCCCACCAATATTGACATTATTTTACTCACTTCACAAACTTAATCTATGGTCGAGCTTAGTTGCCTATTCTTGATTACATCTGGCTAGATCTAGACTAGATGTGCATGATTTTTTATCGACGATATGCAATGACGGCCAAATCAATGTTGCTGAAGGCCTAACCACAGAATATTGTGGATTTCTTAGTGCTGAATGCtcaccccaaaaaaaaatatgaatatatatttttatataatgaAGAAGAATCGACATAATGAACTATAATACTTCGAAATGCAATTTAACATCAACAAAGAGTGCAAGaatttacataatttttttgatgtATGGAATCTAGTAGGTGGCTAGATCACTAAGATTGATACTACAAGCATCGAGAGCACAGATCTAGGAATGACAAGAAAACATATGGAAAcgaaacaagaaaaagtttATAAGATCTTGGTTGGTCTGAGAATGCGGTAGAGAGACATCATTAtatagagaaacaaaaaagaaggcaTTTAAGGTTAGAAAGGTATGCATGTAATTATATGTATCAACGTGTCAAAATATTGTGGTATTATATATAACAACGTGTCAAAATATTGTGGTATTACATGTGTTAATGTGTCAAAATATTGTGGTAACATTGCTTTGTAATTATTGCCTTTATACATATagttttgtgaaatttataATGTCTTTATTGCCTATGACAACTAGCTAAATTAGTTAATGAATCTCGTCTCTACTAATTTGTATACTTGACTTCATCTTAATTAGATCTTATGAAAGATTTTCTTCCATAATAAAGGAATAAACGTCGCATTCCAAAGTAATCACCAAGTGCTACACAAACGCAACTATTACTAGCAGTAGGCATGCAGATCATCTAAAACAAATAGCatcattaagaaaaaaatgttcattaaaaaaaacgtTGAATTGCCAATTTATCAAAAGTACTACACAAAAAAATTGCAATGGTACTTAACAACAATTGCTCCTAAAAGACACACCTAATGCTTTCCAAAGATAAAAACAATAGtcacttcaaaaaaaaaaaaaaacaccagtACTTAGGAAATCGAACATGTTCCCAATTTTGTTATGGAAGTATCTAAACTAGACTATAAAAGTAGACAAACAAGTTTTCTATTAGAGAAATGATATTGAAGTGAATGAGTTATTTCATTACATTTCTATAAGCTACTGATCTGCAAATGGAGGATATGCTAGACTGCAGGGCCGGTCCAGAGTAATTGGAGGCCTATGCGAATTTCAAAAATGTGACCTTGTTTACTTTGCCTTCGATATTTTAGGTAAAAGCCTCTCCAACTACGCCTTGATTCTTTTGTACCACCAGTTATTATATTGTTCCTTGCCTTTACCCTCGTAACTCATAAGTGATAGGAGCCTCATTACTCCGGAAATTATGAGGTCTCATATAGATTAGgaattacatatatacaaggaCATGTAAATAAGCGTAAACCGATATCATGtcataaatataaacatattCAAACGaagcatgaaaagaaaataacaagcAACCCTAGAATAAGGTTCATAAAGTAACAATGCAGTAAATTTCATATCAAATCACTAGTGTTTAGCATAATAATGTAACAACAAGAACGAGAAGATGAATAAGATTATTTATGATGTTCTCTGTGAGGATATATTCAAATTATTCAATTGTTAACTAGAGTTTGGGTACTATATTCCCTCctaattctatatatatttatcgGGATTAATAATATGAATGGTTAGGGGTTTTTCCGTACATTATcctaaaaaaaactagaagatGGAACATAATGGtaaaaagcaaacaaagaagTGTAACAATAAAAACGGGAATATGGAATAGCAATGAAAATTGGTGGAAGGAAAGgagaaaatgcagaaaaataaaaaaagacaagagtggaaaagtaaaaataaataactgaaaaaaaagaggaaagcaaaaaaaataaaataataaataaagttaaaaaccaaaggaaaatagaaaattacgGAAAGCAAGACTCGAACTTGTAGAGAGAGAATACAACAAGTAAGACTTAAGCTACTGAACTGGAGATTTAGATGAAATCAAAGGACTTTCTGAATATTTATACTTTCTATGTGGCATATAAATGTTTTAGGCCATCGAGATTCAGAGGCCTTATGCGGCTGCACAACCCACACGGCCCAAAGGACGTCAATGTCGGTGCATCAAGATCATGGAACTTACACGAGAGTTTATACACAATTCGACTTGTAGAGCCTCTAATGAGGGATGGAAAGATGGCAATAGCAATCCTGATATTTTTGTGTATTGTAAGTGCTCGATCATCAATCAAGTCTGCTTGATGCCACTGCAGTATCACTATTTTAATGAACCTTGCAAATATCAATATACAGTACACCGAATATCCCCATGTAAAAATAGAACCTCAAATACTTATCAATTGGGAAAACAACAAATTGGGAAAACTGTAACATTTGAAGGAGCGTGAAAATTTACACACCCTAAATTACAATCAACACTCACCCACTTTTAATTGATGTAATATCAAAAGTGCCTTTGTCTTTTAAATAATAGTGGTGTACGGTGTACTACTATTAGAAGATGTATGGGCATTTTTGACATTACAACAATTAAAAGTGGGTTAGGGTGTGTGTATTGTATGTGAAAACTTCACTTTCCAATTTGAATTGGAGATGAAAGGATACAACAAATTATGAGGACAAAAAAAGAGTTACCATTTTTGGATAATAGGAAAGATGGTTACTCTAATGAGGAACATCATTCCTCAGAGCTCTTAGCCATAACATTGATAACAAGACCGTAGTAAGTAAAGTAACATCAGAATTTGAATCTCTTTAGGTCTCGTTTGGTTCGCGAAAGAAAAATAGTTCATTTGTCTTTTCCACAAGACgggaaagagaagggaaataaaaaatttcgaTAACTTTTCGTTCTGATGTTTGGTAACATAAGAAAAATCATCAGGAAAGTTGTGacttaaaataataaaataatatattgtgGGTAATAAATGCAAGGAAATGAGATGGGAAAGTGGTTCCTATAGATTTTGGAATGAACAACTTTCTCTCACATTTTCCCAACCTTCaggaaaatatttcttttccttttcttttcagcaTTCTCAAACACAggaaatgaatatatattttttttgatggTTACTTTTTATGAACCAAACGAGGTCTCAGTGTGTACAACTACAAACAGAATGTTCGGTGTGACTGGcccaaacaaaaatatagatgTCCAAGCCCAAACCCGGATCATCATTCGCAGTTTTAAAACCCCCAATACACAGACCTAGAATTCATTTCAACACTCTCTTCAGTCGCTTCAGTCTCTCCATCTGGGTAAGTTTTGCTTTTCATTTGTCTCAGATTCTGCagtaattttgtttcattattgAATGAATATACCTTCAAATTTAATCTCCATCTCCATATTACAATGGAACACACAATGAAACCTGAGTTACCTGCACTAGTTTGTCTCTGTTCAATTTTGGTAGTGAATCAAAAGTTGAAACCTTTTTGCCCAAAGTCTCAGTCTTTTCTCTGGGTTTCTGTTTTAGTTAGGTTGAGCCGTTGAGATTGAGATGTTGAAGGAGGAGCAGCTTGATCTGGATCTTCCTGAAGAAGTGGTAGTCAACATCCTCTGCCGGTTGCCGGTCAAGTCCTTGATACGCTTCACTTGTGTCTCAAAACGGTGGCGTTCTCTTATAATTTCCGACCACCTATTTGGCAACTCCCATTTTCAGCTGGCATCTCACCTCCGTCGAAATGTCCTCCTCGCCACCAACCCTACCTTGGTTGAAGAAGGTACACCTGGTACACCTTCTATGGAACCGTTACCCACTCGATTTCAATCTCTAGCAGATAGGTTCCCAATCAGGGAACTCACCTGCCCATCCGAGCTCAAGAGCAACATTGTAGTATTGGGCTCCTGCAATGGCTTGGTAGTTTCAGGCAAGTTCCAATATTCCATTGTACCTCAAGGCCGATTATACTGTGATTTTCTTATAAGTTTGGTAATCTGGAACCCGTCTAGTGGATTCTTTCGAAAAATACCTAGTCCAAGTTTTCTGATTGGGATGGAAAAATTGGCATATGAAAAACAGATTAGGTTTGTGAATCGTGTATATTATGGTTTTGGTCAAGTGTCGACCTCCGATGACTACAAACTTGTGGTGATACCCAAAATTGGTGATTTAATGGAAGTGCATGTGTTCTCAGTCAAAGCTAACTCTTGGAAAGTTGTTAAAACTCCTTGTGGCCATACCCCCTCTGGTCTAAAGAACGGGGGACACATTCGAATGGAGCAATTCATTGGGTCAGTCAACACGAACCAGTGATTTTTGAGCCACCTGTCAATgttttttatgcttttgatctGGCAAGTGAGGAGTTTCGGGAAATCCCGTTGCCAGTTCTTGTCCATAATGAATATAGTCTGAGACTGAGAATGACGCTAGTAAGAACTCCTGTTCTTTTAGGAGGATGTCTCTGTGTGATGTTTAGGGATTATGATGAGTATCATGAAATTTGGGTGATGAAAGAGTATGGGGTGCATGAATCTTGGGTTAAACTCTTCAGGTTTAGAGCACATGATTCAACATATCACTGGAATCCTATTTTCATTGCAGAAGATGGTACAGTTGTGATCAGCGTGCCTCGGGCGATGGAGGTGGTCAGGATTAAATGCCGTAAGGATGAGGAGCCAGTCTGCACGGACCGTTACAGTCTTGAGAAGGTACCCGGGTGGAAGTATTTACTTGATGCCATTTTGTATGATGAAACTCTAGTTTCGGTGCCTGAATGATTTTGGTGATTCATGTGGCTTGAGACCCAACTAACAAGAAAGAACAGAAATGAAGTGGGATTTCTACGTGCATTATCTTGCTTGCTGGTTTATGTAATTTGGATTCTCCACCGTTTGTGTTTATGGAGTATGTTTCTCTGTTTTAGTCCATTGAGCTATGCCTTTTGATGTGTGTAATTGAAGGGCTAGAAactatgaagtatgaactaTTACTGCTATTGTTGCTGCATGAAGGAACTTGTTTTATGAGGAATTCTTGCTTATCACCCCATATGAGATATGCAGCATAAgggattattattatttttttctgaacAATGGGCATTGTTTTTTGATGTTGTTGCGGCCAAGTTATAGATATGATTGCACTAATGAACACTAAACCTTTTCTCGAATTTTATTTCCCGAGTAAGTTGATACAATAATatatcagaccaaaaaaaagttgatacaataatcagtttggatGGCAAGGAGTTGATCAGGAGTCAATTTTATCACCATCAATTTTTGCTCTGAAATGCTGTCCTAGCTGTTTTTGGGTGATCCATTGTCAATGCACGAGTAAAACTCAAGTTGAAGTTCCTCAGTTGAAGTTCCTCTGGTTTTGACTGAATGGTGACAACTCAATCTCATCGATCATCATGGACATAGCTCGTTATGATCTCTATCACAGTCCATGCCAGGTTTTGTAGGACATGATGTTTGGTATTATTACATGCATTATCGAATAGaaaagaatcaacaaactaTAGGGTGGAGAGTCCTTGATGTGTATCATGTCAAAGGATTAAACCAAGTTAAATAATTACCGTCCTTGATAGTTTTCATAATACCACTACCTCCAAGCACCCCAACCAAACGATTATCCTGCAACGACCAACAATGTTGCTTTTCGAGTTGGGCGCCAAGCTTTTCTGGAAAGCACAAGTACCTACAATATGTTTTAATCAGTATAACAGTAGTCATCATCCATCtcattttatgttttaatcAGTATAACAGTAGTCATGGAAGTCATCCATCTCATTGTTAAGCACAATTCCAGTGGAAGGAGAGAGTACTCCACCTCCAAAAGCATAGTTTTTGATGGTTGTCATTCATCGATACCGCATTTCTGCCTGCATCTACTAGGCAGAAATGACTAGTTCCGTGAAAAATTTGAGCTGACTCAACCTGTTAAGTTATGAGCTAAATAGCTTAAGAGTATTGACTTAGAGATCGAGAATTTTGGTCGAGAAAGGAAGCTCTAATTTAGAATACAAAATGTCAGGTGGTCATGCCTCAATGGCTCTATCATAAATCTGGTGGGGAAGTATCTTCTGCTGAATTTACTTAGCAAAGGATGGGGAATAACATATCAGATGCATACTCATTGGTATCTACAACAGCAGGAACAACCCACGTTCATTTGGGTTGCAAACATGTGTTTCAGAATGCTCTATTCCATTTGGTGGCCGTTTATTGCGTCTCGTTAGCCACGACCAAATTGTTGTCTATGAAAGTATGGATACCAAAGTAATAGAAAGCCGATGTTTCCTATATGACCCTCATTTATAAACGGAAGCAAATAATGGGTGGTTCTGTTTCCAAAGACTGCTTAGCAATTATAAGCACAAGATGCGGATGTACCTGCCGGCTGCTGCGAAACCAATATCGTAGATATCAGAAACACTAACATGTGAAAGTCATTTTGTCAATATCAGAAACATCACTGAAAATAGTAAAGCTTCATTTTCGACCATCATGAACATCGGTAACTTCATACACAGATGATTTGCAGTTTGCCCCTGTGGTTCTTAGAGTACATAATTATATAAGTCAAACAACCAGGAATATTTACATTAAAGACTAATACACAGAATTCTCCAGTGAAGAACAAACGCTAAAAGGAAAATGTAATAAAAGATACTTTCCTACTACGTTCTACAAGCAAAAGAGGAATATATAAGTTGGTATAGATACGATTTCCTCTAAGGTTCCAGCTTCAAGGAAACAACGCGTGATTGTCTGTTTTGCTCTGCCACCTTCACAAATACTACTGAGAGACAAGACGGAGCCCACCATGGCGTTCGAACTTTTTGCTCTCCTTTCAGGCAAGCGACTGGATACAAAATTTATGTTAGCAGACGCAGATGGTATCTAAATGCAATTCATATTCCAGAGGAGAAAGACATGTATGCAGCTCTGGGAACATAATTTCATAAAGGTTTAAACAAAACAGATGATAATGATATTAATCAAAGAGTACGTTAATGCTTCTATAGCATTGTAACTCTTTTATAATGTTCGTGTATGCCATCAATAGACCGTATAAATGCATAAGACTAATGAAGCATGTATGCCATCTTGCATCACCAGTGAAAGTCACTCGCCACAGAGAAGATGCACATCATGGATGTGCATAACATCAACAATATGTATTAGTGAGCTCCACTTCATGAGAGTACTACTTCAACATTTTCATAGGGTAAAGTAGTGATTCATCACATGTTATGCTAGGAGATAAGAATGAATCAGAAGTATTCTTATTTTCTACAATATTACTTCTTCTTTTATCCCCCTTTGAATACCACATCCACATGGAAAAGATTGCTCCAGAAATTTATATTAAACAGGTTACCCAATAGTGCCAATGATGGACGCACAGAATGACATTTCCAAAGTGTCTTCTGCTGACAATCATACAAACACATAACAAGAAAAAGCAAATGCAGACCTTTAATTCGCCTTAGTTCCTTGCACAGCGTGATAAAGTCCCCCCATTTCATGTGGCACTTTCTTATAAAACGAAGAATCTGCTCAGTTGTGAACATTGACATGCCTTCCAGGTACTCTCCATTGAcaccattttctttgaatattTGCCGGTAACTGCCCAGATTTATATCTTCCAACCACAGACCAACATCCTGTTCACAAGGGAAAGAAAAGTATGAGAACACATATCACTGAAtacttttacattttattgACAGACAAATTAGATAGTTATTTGCCGCTCCATAGGGTGCAAGTTAAACTCAAACTTTCAAGTGACCATTGTTCCCCCGGGAAATATTTGGATGATCTCTTTTGGACAGACTAATAGCTATCTGACAGAAGACAAACATCTTCTCAaccccttttttttcttgataaacAAAAAACCTCCCTTTTCCAATTTAACAAACCTTATGCTCATATATTTTACAGGTGTAGTATTAGCTGGCATAGTGGGATCTTTCAGATGTATAGAGTCTAGCTAACCTTAAGAGTAATtcaaattgttgttttcagtTAGTCACATCAGATGTGTAAACAGGACCGGCCCTGAGTTTTTGAGGGCTCTaggtgaaaaacaaaaatggggCTCCCCAACCAAATatatttacaatttttttctatttaatagtaattcaaaaaatataaacagcAAATAAATACTAGTAACataacaatataacaatctcaatattaaaaaataaaataaattccaGTGATGGTGGCCTGTTTCAAACTTGCTTGGACCACCACTACACGAACGCTTGACCTTTTGCTTTCCCGCTATAATAGAATGACTTCTGTTCACTAGTTGTTATTCTAaatagggaaaattttaagaatagTACATGATGAATGGTCCAAtcctaattttggtgtttcaagtttcaaaacaatcattaaGGTACATGAACTTCTaatctcaaccaaaaatatgtacatgccGTTATGTCTTCCGTTATCTTGTGTGCTTTCCGTTAAAATTTGAGTGACAAATCCGTCACTCTCTAATTTagcagtaataaattattaaaattaataattactaaGGAGAGAGAAATCAAAAATATCCAATTCTCATTGCTGAACaagtaataaatttttttgaggAGCAGCAAAGTCATTATTGAGCACAGAAGATCCAATTCTCATTGCTGAACTAGTAACAAAATAGCAATTTCTGAAAGACCAAAATTAAACAGAAAATGGAATAGAGTTATCTACTTGCAGACAACAAAGTCATTAAGATTATGGTCtgagttaacaaaattaaaaaaaatatataaatagaaaaagagtaaaacaaatataaagaaaagagaaaatggagaaaaCCCGAAATCAccttttgaaaattaagaaattacatAAAGTTAACAGCGTTACTGACGTCATGTACTAAAAATGTGTCGTGATTCTAATGTCATGTACCTTTAtcattgttttgaaactttaaacaccaaaattaggaGTGGACCATGtacttttcttaaaattttcccttctaaataataatatagAATCATCTAcataaatttcagaaaaatagaaaaattggatttttttttcggaGGTCCGTAAGGTTTTGGGGCTCTAGGCATAGGCTTCTGGGCCTATATCCAGGGCCGGCCTGTGTGTAACTGATATCACCCAACATTATATGACATAGTAAAAtaccaaagaaaacaaacttagCAGTGTTTCATCACAATGATCATTTCTAACACCCTTTCATCAACAAGACATATCTAGACTCAAAATGTTTCCTAATTTCACTCTCAGACCAATAGTGATGTGTTTCTGTCATGATTTCTACTGCAATATAATTATTGGTAACTTCTATTTTAACTAACTAGGTGGAGTTATCTTTAGCACAAGTTAAATGACCAACTCTGATCATAGATCTTATTCTTATGTAGGATAACAAATCCTTGAAACAGCAAATAATATGACcataaaattcaactccacCAGGAGGCCCTCAATTGAGGACCTTCAGTTGGCAATTTGCAGTCGAGGATATTCAGTGTTTGGATCATAAAACATGCCGTTTGAACATAGAAGGTAAGTGCTTTGTTTTCCTTAATGAAATAACAGAAAGTGCAGGGTAGCACAATATTAGTTCTTGGTAAACAGACACCATGAGGAGACTACTGAACAAGTGAATggtgaaaatataacaatgaATAGCATCACCTCACAAGCAACAGAGGGTTCTTAATAGCACATTTAATTCCATAAGAACTAAGAGTAAGAATAGTAAATGTTTGACATCCCAAAGAGAAGACCGAGTTTAATCTAACACACTAGCTGAAAGGAATGAATTGATAAGTGGGGAAATTCCCAATTTCCTCCCATGA
This genomic window contains:
- the LOC101298569 gene encoding F-box/kelch-repeat protein At3g23880-like; this encodes MLKEEQLDLDLPEEVVVNILCRLPVKSLIRFTCVSKRWRSLIISDHLFGNSHFQLASHLRRNVLLATNPTLVEEGTPGTPSMEPLPTRFQSLADRFPIRELTCPSELKSNIVVLGSCNGLVVSGKFQYSIVPQGRLYCDFLISLVIWNPSSGFFRKIPSPSFLIGMEKLAYEKQIRFVNRVYYGFGQVSTSDDYKLVVIPKIGDLMEVHVFSVKANSWKVVKTPCGHTPSGLKNGGHIRMEQFIGSVNTNQ
- the LOC101298857 gene encoding uncharacterized protein LOC101298857, translated to MVRETSRELPPEPLDFFIWTVEDVGLWLEDINLGSYRQIFKENGVNGEYLEGMSMFTTEQILRFIRKCHMKWGDFITLCKELRRIKVACLKGEQKVRTPWWAPSCLSVVFVKVAEQNRQSRVVSLKLEP